A section of the Salmo salar chromosome ssa05, Ssal_v3.1, whole genome shotgun sequence genome encodes:
- the LOC106605052 gene encoding dual specificity protein kinase Ttk isoform X5 has protein sequence MYQSQLTIHMVLRKMEQNFAKSGETPTVQATCSFPVFFLQVEPRNGPQEDEVPAWRSGSQRKRAVGMPGRESSALQAISEMDDDDRDGRQVKREAPISSSLSRQTSGSSATFTLSLAKKRVEDGDFFNLKTPIISPEPRPWKDMGIVDSTTTLLHRQDRRDATRMEDSTDNINQIIGSNSPEACWMYLTKLEKRGNPQTDTNLLLKLKDCYSRVFSRLPLRMYSNSESYAKMLVRYAELKGIDDPDDARDNFIVARSNCKGFAFVHIAHAQFEVARGQVKKGTSILQKALQVNAKPTELIETAMQKLKVGNYQFLPAEDQESLPEPVSHASLSLSNYGREREPEIPARLPLSQTQPIPSSMELSSGWKIPAHVSRVVSPEEKHTPPDFTPIPRLVDSLPTPSLPLPSRLNPPVDCQMPNYKDTRANSYVTPGIKRNPPYAAPLSAAHKAGPAQQQPCTPLSQASYAQQTHQGSAAALSNKSIMIKGKRFLVLKMIGRGGSSKVYQVLDQRNQLFAVKYVNLEEADAQTVESYKNEIEHLNRLQQYSDQIIKLYDYEITNSYIYMLMECGNLDLSTWLRNRKTVNPLERKLYWKNMLEAVQTIHKHGIVHSDLKPANFVIVNASLKLIDFGIANRIQPDVTSIMKDSQVGTLNYMPPEAIKDTSSQPGKASSKISTKGDVWSLGCIMYCMTYGKTPFQTITNQITKLHAIIDPTHEIEFPDIAEKDLLDVLKRCLVRNPRDRISIAELLEHSYLKLQSQQQSPVPAPPDNNDLKRILNELAALQSPNSIARAANNLAKMCNSGRKLEAAGCVKSSSQLNWKM, from the exons ATGTACCAG TCTCAACTTACAATACACATGGTTCTGCGAAAAATGGAACAGAATTTCGCAAAGTCTGGAGAAACTCCGACGGTACAGGCGACTTGCAGCTTTCCAGTATTTTTTCTTCAGG TGGAACCACGGAATGGACCCCAAGAGGACGAGGTTCCAGCTTGGAGGTCTGGGTCTCAACGAAAGAGAGCCGTTGGCATG ccagggagagagagcagtgcACTACAGGCAATCTCAGAAATGGATGATGATGACCGTGATGGAAGACAAGTGAAGAGGGAGGCTCCCATCTCAAGTAGCTTGTCCAG GCAAACTTCTGGTTCAAGTGCGACGTTTACCTTGTCCTTGGCCAAGAAGCGTGTTGAAGATGGGGACTTCTTCAATCTTAAG ACACCTATCATTAGTCCTGAGCCACGCCCATGGAAGGACATGGGAATTGTTgactccaccactacactacttcACAGGCAAGATAGGAGAGATGCCACTAGGATGGAAG ATAGCACTGACAATATAAACCAGATAATCGGTTCCAACTCCCCTGAGGCTTGCTGGATGTATCTGACCAAGCTGGAGAAGAGGGGCAATCCTCAGACAGACACCAACCTTCTCCTAAAGCTGAAGGACTGCTATTCCAGAGTCTTCTCCAGACTGCCATTGAGAATGTACAGCAACAGTGAGAGCTATGCCAAGATGCTGGTCCGATATGCTGAACTCAAAGG CATTGATGACCCAGACGATGCTCGGGACAACTTCATCGTTGCGAGATCCAACTGCAAAGGCTTTGCCTTTGTGCACATAGCACATGCTCAGTTTGAGGTTGCTCGAG GTCAGGTCAAGAAAGGCACGTCAATACTACAGAAAGCCCTTCAGGTGAACGCAAAGCCCACTGAACTAATTGAGACTGCAATGCAGAAACTAAAAGTCGGGAATTACCAGTTTCTCCCCGCAGAAGACCAAGAGAGTCTCCCAG AGCCAGTGTCTCACGCGTCATTGAGTCTGTCAAACTATGGTAGAGAGAGGGAGCCGGAGATTCCCGCCCGTTTACCTCTGAGCCAGACACAGCCCATACCCTCTAGTATGGAGCTGTCTTCAGGGTGGAAAATACCAGCCCACGTCAGCAGAGTTGTGTCTCCAGAG GAGAAGCACACCCCTCCTGATTTCACACCCATTCCACGTCTGGTGGACTCTCTACCCaccccatcccttcctctcccATCCAGACTCAACCCACCCGTCGACTGCCAGATGCCCAACTACAAAGACACCAGGGCCAACAG TTACGTTACCCCTGGGATCAAGAGGAACCCCCCATATGCGGCCCCTCTCTCAGCAGCCCATAAAGCCGGCCCTGCCCAGCAGCAGCCGTGCACCCCCCTCAGCCAGGCGTCCTATGCCCAACAGACCCACCAG GGTTCTGCAGCTGCTCTCTCGAACAAGTCCATCATGATAAAGGGCAAACGGTTCCTCGTCCTGAAGATGATTGGTCGAGGTGGATCCAGTAAG GTGTACCAGGTTCTGGACCAACGTAATCAGCTGTTTGCTGTGAAGTATGTGAACCTGGAGGAGGCTGATGCCCAGACAGTGGAGAGCTACAAGAACGAGATAGAGCATCTCAATCGCCTGCAGCAGTACAGTGATCAGATCATCAAGCTGTATGATTA TGAAATAACCAACAGCTACATCTACATGCTGATGGAATGTGGTAACCTGGACCTCAGCACCTGGCTACGGAACCGTAAAACTGTCAACCCGCTGGAGAGGAAGTTATACTGGAAGAATATGCTGGAGGCAGTCCAGACCATCCACAAACATG GTATTGTCCATAGTGATTTGAAGCCAGCCAATTTTGTGATTGTGAATGCCTCGCTGAAATTGATCGACTTTGGCATTGCAAACCGCATCCAGCCTGATGTGACAAGCATTATGAAAGATTCTCAA GTTGGGACCTTGAACTACATGCCCCCTGAAGCCATCAAAGACACTTCATCCCAGCCAGGGAAGGCAAGCTCTAAG ATTAGTACTAAAGGTGATGTGTGGTCCCTTGGTTGCATCATGTACTGCATGACCTATGGGAAGACTCCATTCCAGACCATCACCAACCAGATCACCAAGCTACACGCCATCATTGACCCGACCCATGAGATAGAGTTCCCTGACATTGCAGAGAAGGATCTGCTAGATGTGTTGAAG AGGTGCTTGGTACGAAACCCAAGAGATCGGATTTCCATCGCGGAGCTGCTGGAGCATTCATACCTAAAGCTTCAGTCTCAGCAACAGTCACCTGTGCCAG CACCTCCTGACAATAACGATCTGAAGAGGATCCTCAACGAGCTCGCTGCCTTACAGTCTCCCAACAGCATTGCCAGGGCTGCTAAT AACTTGGCGAAAATGTGCAACAGTGGTCGGAAACTGGAAGCTGCAGGGTGTGTAAAGTCATCCAGCCAGCTCAACTGGAAGATGTAG